The Rothia sp. SD9660Na DNA segment GCCCTAAATCTCGGGATCGATGAAGACCCCGTTGAAGTAGGCAGCTAGGGCAGCGTGGTCGGCCAGGGGTAGGACTGCACCCACGTACTGGTCGGGGCGCGCGACTACCACTATGCCGTTGCGGGAGAGTTTGCGTTCTTCGAAGATGTCTTCATCGGGTAGGGTGCAGTAGATGTTCTCCCAGTACTCAATCTGGTAGGTGCCTACCAGGGGGGCGGAAGGCTGCGGGGGCGTCGGTGGTCTCGAACTCGGTGTAGTTCTGCTGGTAGACCACCACCGGCTCAATCAGGGCATTAAAATCTGCTCCCTCAGTTCGGTAGCGCACGAAGGGGGAGGTGGCGTCCTGGGTCAAGAAATCGCTCAGGGCCCGCACCTTCGAGTCGGCGGACGCCGGGTGTGCGGCATTGGCGAAGACGTAGAGTCGGTAGCGGCCGTCAGCTACTGCTTCATGCCCTAGGTGGCGGGGGTAGGCGTTCTCGCGGCGATTCACACGGGCTGAGCGGAACCGTTTGCCCACGGGGAATCCCTCAGCCAGGTGCTGGTGCTCGGTACCACCGGTGATAAGAGAAGGCTTGTAATCGGTCATGAACCCGGCCGGGAACTCTGCGGTTTTCATGTAGAACTCTTCAAGGTATTCGGGGCTGGGTAGGTCCTCGGGTTTGGTAGCCATGAGGGTGGACCACTCTTTATCGAAGTCAATCAGGTTCTTGGCGATTTCCTGGCGTTCGCCGGAGTAGGTATCGACATCGTCGAAGTGGTCGGTGAGGTGGTGGCCGACTTCGTAGACCGAGTGCCAGGCCACGTTCTTCACGTCGATGGAGTAGGGGTGGTAGATGGCGTTGGCGCGGTCAATGATTTCTTCAATGGGGGTGGAGCGTACGGCATGGTTGTCGTCGAGGGGGACTTCGCCCAGGTCAACGTAAACACGGGCCAGGTGGCCGCCTTCGCGTGGGATATGCAGGATGGAACCCTTGGTGGCCCTGCCCACCAACCACGAGTTCGGCAACGGCGTTGCCATCTACACCCGCGACGGCGACACCGCCCGCGAATTCGCCCGCCGCGTCGATGTGGGTATGGTAGGTGTGAACGTGCCGATTCCCTACTACACCTTCGGTGGCTGGAAGGCCTCCGGCTTCGGCGACCTCAACCAGCACGGGCCCGACACTTTCTGCTTCTACACCAAGACCAAGACGGTAACATCTCGCTGGCCCTCCGGCATTAAAGAGGGCGCCAGCTTCGTTATGCCCACCGGTAACTAAAGGAGACCCACCGTGACCGATACGCCCGGCACCCAGCCGACCGAGAGCGTCCTAACCGAAAAGCGCGGCAGCCTGGGGGTTATCACCCTCAACCGCCCGCGCGCGGTCAACGCCCTCAACGCCGAGATGATGCAGCTGATGAACGCAGCCCTGGACGACTTCGAACAGGACGCCGGCATCACCGCCGTGCTCCTGAGTGGCGCCGGTGAACGGGGTCTTTGTGCAGGCGGTGACGTGGTGGCCCTCTACAAGGCCACCGGCGAAAACCCGGACCAGGGCGTGGACTTCTTCCGAGCGGAATACACTCTGGACCTGCGTATTTCCCGCTACCCCAAGCCCTTCATCTCCCTCATGGACGGCCTGGTGCTGGGCGGCGGCGTGGGCGTTTCAGCCCATAGCTCCCACCGCATCGTCACCGAACGCACCCGCACCGGCATGCCCGAAACCGTCATCGGCTTCTGCCCCGACGTGGGCGGCCTCAACATCCTGGCCCGCGCCCCGCAGAACCTTGGCACCCTCATGGCTGTCACCGGCCTGCACGTGACCGGGGCGGACGCGCTCGCCGTTGGCATGGCTGATTATTTCGTGCCGTCTGAGAAGCTCGATGGCCTGGTCGCTGCCCTTGAGAAGGTCGAGGGGGCGGACGCCGTTACCCGCGTCATTGAGGGCTTTGCGGCTGACGCACTTCCCTCCCAACTCGTGGAGAACGCCCACTGGATTGAGGGTGCTTTTGCCGCTGATACCGTTGAAGAAATTCTTGAGAAGGTCCAGGCAGTGGCTGATTCGGGGGCAGGCGGCGCCGAGTTCGCCGTTACGGTTCTGGCGGCCCTGCAGAAGAACGGGCCGACCGGCATGAAGGTGGCCCTGGAAGCTGTGCGCCGGGCCGGTAGCCAGAGCTTGGCAGAGACCCTGAACCAGGATTTTATGACCTCCTGTAATGCCCTGGTCCATCACGATATGCGTGAGGGTATCCGGGCCCAGGTGGTCGATAAGGACCGCAACCCGCAGTGGTCCCCTGCCAGCCTGGCGGAGGTCTCGCGCGAGAGCGTCCTGGCCTTCTTTGTTCCTACGGAAGCGGGGGAGCTGGGTCTAAAGTCCTAGCCGGGTACTGTACTGCCTGCTACTTCACCCCCTTGGTTCGCTCTTGACCCCCTTGATTTTCTTGGGGGTCAAGAGTGAACTGAGGGGGTGTTATTTTTCTTTGGGGCTTCTGCGCATCATTGCCATGGCGCGGATGGTGCTGTAGCCATGGATGGCGAAGCCTATGAGAAAGAGGATGAGGCCGGGGAGGAAGAGCTCATTGTGTTTGTAGCCGTGGTAGCCGAGCATGATAAAGCCGGTGAGGGCTATGAGAACTCCTGCCCAGTAGGTTTTTGAGGTAAACATCTTTTTCATGATGTCTTTGTTGTTCATTTTAGTAGTCCGTATTGTCCGAAAAGTAGCAGGTAGAGGAAAGCTAGTAATCCAAGGACGTTAGGCCCTACCGTTGTGAGGTATCTGCCTGCCGGGGTAGGGTTTTTGAAAATCATGGTTTCTGGCCAGACTGCCGGGTTTCCTTCTCTGATATTCTTTCGGGTGCGAAAGTAGAAGAAGGGTATCGTAAATAATGTACCGATGATGAAGCAGATATATACGTAATGAATAATTGTCATAAAGGTATTCTGAGTTTCTAGTTAACGGGTAGGGGAATGTTGAAGCTAAGGTTTGCACTGCAACCAAGGCCAAGCCCGGCAACGCCGCCGATGGCTCCGCTTTTGGGTGGGAAGCTCAAATCCAATCCTATGCCAAGATTAAGGTCAGCAAAATTTGCATTGTGAATGTCGTCGATGGATCCCCCTATATTGAGACAGAGAATGTAACAAGAGTTGAGGCCAACCTGGGTAGCTAATCCTGATGGGTCCATACACCCTGGTTTGGGTCATACCAGCGGACACCGAAGAGGAAGCGACCCATGCCACCTCGGTCAACGAGCCCAAAACGGTAGAGGAAGGGGTCAAACTTATCCCGGTCAGATGGTACATGTTGGTGAGTCTTTATTTTTGGGGCTTTCTGTACATCATTATCATGGCGCGGATGGTGTTGTAGCCGTGGATAAAGAAACCAATGAGGAAGATGGCAAGCCCAGGTATGAAGAGCTCATTGTGCTTATACCCGTGGTGGCCGAGCATGATAAAGCCAGCAAGCATAATCATCACGCCTACCCAGTAGATTTTTGAGGTAAGCATTTTTTTCATGATGTCTTTACTATTCATTTGAGTAACTCCGTTATGACCCAGAGCAATCCCATAAGAGCAAACCCAAGAGCTGTTCCTGCATAAAATAGTTTGTCTTTGAAAGTTCCAGGCTCTATACCAGGTAGAAAGAACCCACCACGTTTTCCGCTTACGCGGTCTGGATAAACTTTTATCCTGTAGATGAATACAGGAATTCCTATCAGGAATGCAATTGTTCCGATTGTTATGACTGAAATATTCATTTTTTCTACTTTACAGGCCAGGAGATTCCATAGGTTGTAGAAGCACCGCCTCCTAAGCCTAATAAAATTCCTCCGTAGAGGTCATTATCGCTTAGTGAATTAGCACTGCCGCCACCTTCTAATCCAAACCCGTAGGCTCCGCCTGCTGAGCCTGAGGCAGACCATGAAAACTTCTCCACAGGATTTCCAGTGGTTCTTCCGATAAAGACACCAGCGCTAAGTTCTGCTCCAGCTCCGAATTCAAGACCAAGTGAAACATCTTCACCGTCGTCGGAAGCAATAATAGTGAAACTGCCACATGTGCCTGCACACATGCCAAATCCGAATTGCCATGCAGCTAATCCCGCTGGATCCATACACCCCACCACGAATGTGACTCATATTCCCGAAAGGGTGTTGTTTTAACGCCCGCTTGGGAATATGAGTCACATTCGTTGTAGAGGGAGATAGCTTGCCTAGCCCCTGAGGTCCGGGAAGCCCGTGTCGGCGAACTCGTGGTCGTAGCCCTCGCTGGTGGTGCGGGCGGCCAGAGCTGCGGCGCTCTTCTCGCCGTGTCGGCCGTAGAACTCGTTCTCACGGGCCCGCAGTTCCACACGGCGAATCTTGCCCGAAATGGTCTTGGGCAGCTCGTAGAACTCAATGCGGCGCACCCGCTTGTAGGCAGCCAGGTGGTCGCGGGCGTACTTGAGAATATCCTTAGCAGTCTCAGCCGTTGGCTCACGCCCAGCAGCAAGCACAACGTAGGCCTTGGGCACAGCCAGGCGGATTTCGTCGGGTGAGGGAAGCCAACCGCGACTACGAACCTGGCTTCGCTACCGCCCTCATGAGCAAGGACATGGGCCTGGCAGTTGCTGCCCTCGACACCGCAGGGGTCAACGGCGAACTCGGCAAGCGCGCCGCAGATATCTATACTCACCTAGTAGAAGAAGGGCGCGGCACCAAGGACTTCTCAGACGTCATTAACGCCATTCGTGAGGCCGACGGCTCACCCGTCTCAGGTATCTAACCCCCTACAGCAAGGAGAAACACCCGTGACTACCTACGAGAACATTCTGGTTGAAACCCGCGGCCGGGTAGGGCTGATTACCCTCAACCGCCCCAAGGCCCTCAACGCCCTCAACGATGCCACCATGCGCGAGGTTGTTGCCGCCGCAACCGACTTCGACCGCTCGCCTGAGGTGGGGGCTATCGTCCTGACTGGTAGCGAAAAAGCGTTTGCCGCTGGCGCCGATATCAAGGAGATGTCGTCCCAGACCTACGCCAGCATGTACGCGGCCGACTGGTTTGCCCACTGGGACAACCTCACCCGCCTGCGCACCCCCATCGTGGCTGCCGTCAACGGCTACGCCCTGGGCGGCGGGTGCGAACTGGCCATGATGGCCGACATGCTGGTTGCCGGGCCTTCCACCAAGTTCGGCCAGCCCGAAATCAACCTGGGGGTTATCCCCGGCATGGGCGGCTCCCAGCGTCTTATTACCCGTGCTGTGGGCAAGGCTAAGGCCATGGACCTCTGCCTGACCGGGCGCTTTATGGGGGCGGACGAAGCCGAGCGGGCAGGGCTGGTATCGCGCCTGGTGGAGCAGGACGCAGACATCCTCCCCACTGCCCTTGAGATGGCGGAGGTAATTGCCTCTAAGTCTAAGTTTGTGGCCCAGGTCTGCAAGGAGGCTGTTAATGCCGCCTTTGAGACCACCCTGACCCAGGGGGTTGCTTTTGAGCGCCGCACCTTCCACGCTCTTTTTGCAACCGAGGACCAGAAAGAGGGCATGGCTGCCTTCGTTGAGAAACGGGAGGCTGATTTTAAGCACCGCTAAAGTGTTGCGCGTCTCATCAAAGTGTGGCACAGTTGGGTTGAGTGAATAACTGACCAAATGGTCACTAAATACTTTGGAGGCACAGTGAGCGTAACCCACCCCATGCTTGAACGCAATCACGCCAGCGACTGGATGGGCATTCGCGTGCTCACCGCCCAGAGCATCACTGTGGGGCGGCAGGCGTCGACGTTAACTACATCGCCTCAGCCTACGAAGGGCAAACCCTACGAGCAGAAGCGAACCTCACAGCACAGTACGGGCGCAACAGCATCGTTGATGTGACCGCCACCTGCGGAGACAAACTCATCGCCGAGTTCCGCGGTCGTGGCCGCTCCATCAAGCCCCCAACAGCCACGGAAGGACACCAGGCATGAGTACCTACAAGGCCCCCTCTTGCAGCGTAGAAAACCCCTACACCCCGGCCCCTCGAGCCGCAGACCCCGGCGCTCCGGACCCCGAGGAGCTGATGAGTCGCGACCAGATTGAGGCCCTCCAGTTCGAGCGCCTGCGCTGGACCCTGCACTACGCCTACGAAAACGTGCCCGCCTACAAGGTACACAACGCCTACGGCTACGGCCTCTTCACCGGCGGCCTGGGTGCCCACTACGGTGCTGAACATCTGGGTGCGGCCGTCATTCCTATGTCTGGCGGCCAGACCGAAAAGCAGGTTCAGCTCATTCGCGACTTTGAGCCCGATGCGATTCTCTCCACCCCCACCTACCTGCTGACCATCGCCGACGCCTTCCGCAAGCTGGGCATTGACCCCAAGGAAACCTCTCTCAAGACCGCTGTGCTGGGTGCTGAGCCCTGGACCCAAGAAATGCGCCGCGAAATTATCGACCCCTTCGATGACACCGTGCTCGATCTAGGCTGCCCCGGCCGCATGGATGAGATGACTGTGCGCATCTAACGCCGCGAAGAGTTCACCCTAGAAGCCGCCGAAGAGGCCGGTAAGCGTCTGCTGCACGATATCAAGACCAAGATTGGTTCTACCTGCCGTATCGAGGTGCTGGACCCGGACGTCCTGCCCCGCTCCGTCGGCAAGATCCGCCGTATCTACGACTACCGCAACAAGCCCAAGGGCAACGAATAAACCTACTCGCCTGCGGGCAGGTTTGTTAGCATGTAGGGGGCTCCCTACCCGTGTGTGAGAGGAAGATGCTGTTGAGCACTCAGTCCCAGCCCGCCAAGCGCGGCCGCCCCGGCTATGACCGCCAAGAGGTGCTGCGCCTGGCCGTAGAGGTCTTCAACGAGCACGGCTACGACGCCACCAGCATGGACATGCTCGCCAAGCGCCTGGGGCTGACCAAGAGCGCTATCTACCACCACGTGGCCAGCAAAGAAGAGATTTTACGCATCGCCCTCGACCGTGCTCTCGACGCCCTTGACGAGGTGTTTGAGGCTGGCGAGAGTTTAGAGGCGGACGCCCGCGAGCGGCTTGAATTTGTGGTGCGCCAGACCGTGTTTGTGCTGGCTGAGCACCTACCCTATGTGACCCTACTGCTGCGTTTGCGCGGTAATTCCCCGGCCCAGCAGGCTGCTCTCGATAAGCGCCGGGCCCTGACCGGCCGCCTGGCGGCCCTGGTGGATGCTGCCCAGCAGGCTGAGCAGGTGCGGCAGAGCGCGGACGCCCGCACCCTGGCCCGCTTGATTTTCGGCATGATTAACTCCCTGGCGGTCTGGTACGACCCGGCCCGCGGCGGCGACGTTGAGGCCCTGGCCGATACGGTCGTCGATATGGCCTTTCGGGGAATTGCGGCAGGCCCCCGCCCCTAGATGCGGTGCAGGGTATCGTAGACCTATGACTGAAACTCACTCCGCACTTACCTTTCCTGGCCTAAGCCCGGTGGGGGCGCGCGTCCGCTCCACTAATCGCGGGGCAGAAATGCCCAGCCCTACAGGTAAGGGAACGACCGGCATTAATAAGCAGCCGGTAGATTCGCTGGAGGTTTTTGCCCCGGCGCCCGGCTATGGCAACGGCTCTGGTGTGAGCGGGGATTTTGTGGGAGATGCCAAGCACCACGGCGGTGCTGACAAGGCGGTTTATGCCTTTGCCCGGGAAGAATTGGATTACTGGGCCGAGCGCTTAGGTGCCCCCTTGGCTGACGGGCAGTTCGGTGAGAACCTGACCACCGAGGGTATTACCTGGAGCCGGGTTCTTATCAACCAGCGCCTGGCGGTGGGCACGGCCGTGCTTGAGGTGTCGGTGCCGCGCCAGCCTTGCCGCACCTTTGCCGACTGGCTGGGTCAAAAAGGCTGGGTAAAGACCTTTACTGAGCGTCAGGAGGCCGGCGCCTACTTGCGCGTTATCCAGCCCGGCACCGTCACGGCCGGGGATACTATTACTTTTCTGCCTGCCCCCAATCATGCGGTGACTATGGGGCAGGCCTTTGCGGCCGCTATGGGTGATCGTGCCGCCATGCAGGCCGTGGTAGAAGCAGGCTGCTACCCGCCTTTCTACCACGACCGGCTACTGGCTAAGCTGGGGTGCTAGCTGGCTCATCTGCCTACTTCATGTGGTTTATTTTTTGACTTAGCCTTTGATACGAAAAATGCTATAAGCCATAAAATTCCGGTTATTGCGGCCATGAGGAAGCCCATGAGAGTAAGACCTGCGGCGCCTATGTTTGGGTCAGAAGACCCCAGGATATCAGCCTCTATAAATATCCAAATGTAGCCACAGATTCCTGCTAATAGGCATATAAAAAATATAGATAGTAATATTTTACGAGTTTTCAAATTTACCCAGCTCCTGTGCCCTTGTAAAATTTCCATCCGAATGCTCTAACAAAATTGTAGTATGTATCTGCAATCCTGTGGCATGCGGTGCGCTTAATTCCTGTGTAGACGCGATTACACTCTGTGTAAAGTTGGCTATGAAAAAAGAGGTCGCAGTCAGCACGGCTTACTGGGCTAAAACTGGCATAGCAAGCATCATGATTATTGCAGGCTGGCCTAAAATTTGCCTTCCAATAGAATCAGGGGAAGCAGTGCATCCATTGGGTTGCTAGCTAGCAAATGCTTCGAGTGTCGGCCTGGGGTTGAAGGCTGCCCCTGGGGATTCATAATCAACAGAGCGAGTAGCATCTATCATGGAAACTATTTGGTTGATATCACTTTCTGTCGCTATTTCGTTAAGAGCCAGAATTTCTTCGGGAGTAAATTCTTCATGGAGGATTTTATAATTTGGAGGGGTAATGTTTGATAGAGAATCTTTACTCGCCTCGGCAACGACATAATATTCCGCATGAATTATGGATTGTTCGCTTGACATGAACGGCAAGGTTGAAGATGTGGTGGTATTTGTGCTCGCAAATGATACTGTGGGAAGCGCAATAGTTGCAATACAAGCTGGGGTAAGAGCTTTGTTGAATGATGTAAATTTCATGGGATAGTCTCCTTGAGTGCTTGGCCAGTCATCTTTGACTGAGACTTGGGGGTCAAGAACGATAATTGTAGAAAAATTCTATCATTTCAATATTTGGGCAAGCAAGACTTTTTGTAAATTATTTTTTTTGAATACCTACAGGTCAGAAGCGAACTGGTCGCCGATGGCTAGCTCGGCTAGGGACTTGCGGAGGGGAGCACCCCCTCGCCCGACTCTACCTGGGCGCGGGCGACGGTTGCGGCGTCCGCCCCGGGGTGCTACACCCCGGTCAGGGCAGTGAGCTTATTGGGGGAGCCCTTGATGAAGCTGGGGACCGGTGCGGGGGTGCTCGTCATTGAGAAATCCTTACTGTTGGGAAGCCCGGAAATAAATGACCGAGCGTTCAGTTATTGGTATAAACTATAGTTCACATCACAGGTGAGGAAAAGCCTTGCACCCCTTGGGGAACAGGGCGGAAAGGACGCTCATGGGCGAGCAGGTGCTCGAAGAGTCCGCCGAGCGGGTCGTGGCCACCACGCCGGTGGAGGGCAACCGCCATTCACCTGGGCCGTTCCCTGACCACCCACGAGGTCATCATCACCCACGAGGACACAGGGGTGCACCTGTACACCCTGCGCATAACCAACTTCATCAAGTAGGTACTACCATCTAGCTCGAAAAAACCCGCGGACTACGTGGGTTTTTGATTCAGATGGCACCTTCCGGAGGGGGTGGTGTGGTGTGGTGTGGTGTGGCTGGAAAAAATTAAGTCATATTTTTATGATTTAAATCGACTACATGCTTGCTATTAGCTAACACTCTCACTATGGTTAGGTTATCCTAATTAATTTTAGAGATGGAGTGATCCATGCCTACACACACCATAGTGACCAAGAACCTTGCCCTTGCGGCTATAGCCTTTCCCCTCATCGCAGGCGCACCCCAGGCAACTTTCGCCTACCCGGATACCGCACCTGTGCTCACCACCTTAGCGACCTCAGAAGAACAGCAAACAAACCTCTCACTGAACTGGGGCATCCGACCCTCCTTCGTCAGCTATCTTGGCGGACACTACGCACTCAGCGAAGGAGCCAGCGAACACAACGGCACCTACTCCTTCCCCGTACAAGAGGCACAGGGCAACGAGCAACACCTTGAAATCAAGGCCGCGGGAAAAGTCCAATTTGCAGAGTACTGCGAAGACCGCAATAATACAGACACCTGTAAACTCGACCTCACCTTCTCGAACCCCAAGATCATTCTCGACGCTAACGGAGAATCATCGCTTACCTACACAGTACGAACTCGCAACTACTCCAGCGGCAAAATTGAAGGCCCCCACGAAGTCAAAATGGCAACCCTGGATCTACGCGGGGCAAGTCAAACTGATCACAGCAACGGAACCGTTACCTGGAAAAATATTGGCGCCAACCTCACCGAGGACGGCGCACACGCCTTCTCAAACTTCTATGACCCGGGTACAGCTCTAGATGCCCTAGAAATTACTTATAGCGGCCCCGTGCTAGATGTTGATGCTTCTCCGTTCACAGTCAAAGAATCTTGGAATACCGGATTTGAATACGACAAGGTCCATAAACTGTACGATATGGGTGGAAAACTGGTTCATCTGGGGGTAAACACCTATGACCCGGCCGTTCCTGCCGCCACTGTCATCGATGCTAGGACCTTGGAGCCGCTCTCTGTAACAACTGAACTACCGGTTAACGGCTACCTAGCGGCAGCAGCAGATACAGCTACCGGAGCTCTATATATCTACAACCAAGACCAGCAATCCATTGAGAAGTATAGACTCAACGGTGAAAATAAGCTGGTTCTCGTGGAGACCATCGCATCGGTTGATACAAGCGGACTTACAGTGATGGCACTTGGTTATAACCCCCACAGCAAAGCTCTAGGGCTGCT contains these protein-coding regions:
- a CDS encoding enoyl-CoA hydratase/isomerase family protein, which encodes MTDTPGTQPTESVLTEKRGSLGVITLNRPRAVNALNAEMMQLMNAALDDFEQDAGITAVLLSGAGERGLCAGGDVVALYKATGENPDQGVDFFRAEYTLDLRISRYPKPFISLMDGLVLGGGVGVSAHSSHRIVTERTRTGMPETVIGFCPDVGGLNILARAPQNLGTLMAVTGLHVTGADALAVGMADYFVPSEKLDGLVAALEKVEGADAVTRVIEGFAADALPSQLVENAHWIEGAFAADTVEEILEKVQAVADSGAGGAEFAVTVLAALQKNGPTGMKVALEAVRRAGSQSLAETLNQDFMTSCNALVHHDMREGIRAQVVDKDRNPQWSPASLAEVSRESVLAFFVPTEAGELGLKS
- a CDS encoding enoyl-CoA hydratase, which produces MTTYENILVETRGRVGLITLNRPKALNALNDATMREVVAAATDFDRSPEVGAIVLTGSEKAFAAGADIKEMSSQTYASMYAADWFAHWDNLTRLRTPIVAAVNGYALGGGCELAMMADMLVAGPSTKFGQPEINLGVIPGMGGSQRLITRAVGKAKAMDLCLTGRFMGADEAERAGLVSRLVEQDADILPTALEMAEVIASKSKFVAQVCKEAVNAAFETTLTQGVAFERRTFHALFATEDQKEGMAAFVEKREADFKHR
- a CDS encoding TetR/AcrR family transcriptional regulator, coding for MLLSTQSQPAKRGRPGYDRQEVLRLAVEVFNEHGYDATSMDMLAKRLGLTKSAIYHHVASKEEILRIALDRALDALDEVFEAGESLEADARERLEFVVRQTVFVLAEHLPYVTLLLRLRGNSPAQQAALDKRRALTGRLAALVDAAQQAEQVRQSADARTLARLIFGMINSLAVWYDPARGGDVEALADTVVDMAFRGIAAGPRP
- a CDS encoding MOSC domain-containing protein, whose protein sequence is MTETHSALTFPGLSPVGARVRSTNRGAEMPSPTGKGTTGINKQPVDSLEVFAPAPGYGNGSGVSGDFVGDAKHHGGADKAVYAFAREELDYWAERLGAPLADGQFGENLTTEGITWSRVLINQRLAVGTAVLEVSVPRQPCRTFADWLGQKGWVKTFTERQEAGAYLRVIQPGTVTAGDTITFLPAPNHAVTMGQAFAAAMGDRAAMQAVVEAGCYPPFYHDRLLAKLGC